In one Thermodesulfobacteriota bacterium genomic region, the following are encoded:
- a CDS encoding FliI/YscN family ATPase: MLDFARLTQEVAKARLVTAQGRVRQVIGMVIESQGPGIAVGSLCEVTAGRGRAPILAEVVGFRHGSVLLMPLGEMRGVEPGSLVRLVAEQALAPVGKSLLGRVMDGLGQPLDDGGPLVVDDWRPLYAEPQNPMARERIKEPVDVGVRVLNGLLTLGKGQRIGIMAGSGVGKSTLLGMIARHTAADVSVIALIGERGRELREFIERDLGKAGLARSVVVVATSDQPPLVRLRGAYLATAIAELFRDQGRDVILMMDSVTRFAMSSREVGLAIGEPPTARGYTPSVFAQLPRLLERAGTRQGKGSITGIYTVLVEGDDMNEPIADAVRSIVDGHVVLTRELASQGHYPAIDVLASVSRCMSDIVPKKQRESAIRLLDTLATYRRSEDLINIGAYVKGSSQRIDQAIAMIDKINRYLRQPVEERVTFADAVTSLAKLVG; this comes from the coding sequence ATGCTGGATTTCGCCCGCTTGACCCAGGAGGTCGCGAAGGCCCGGCTGGTCACGGCCCAGGGTCGGGTGCGGCAGGTGATCGGCATGGTCATCGAGAGCCAGGGGCCGGGCATTGCGGTCGGCTCCCTGTGCGAGGTGACCGCCGGCCGGGGCCGGGCGCCGATCCTGGCCGAGGTGGTGGGCTTTCGGCACGGCTCGGTGCTGCTCATGCCTCTGGGCGAGATGCGGGGGGTGGAGCCGGGCAGCCTTGTGCGGCTGGTGGCGGAGCAGGCCCTGGCGCCGGTCGGCAAGAGCCTCCTGGGCCGGGTCATGGATGGCCTGGGCCAGCCCCTGGATGACGGCGGCCCCCTGGTGGTGGACGACTGGCGGCCCCTCTATGCCGAGCCCCAGAACCCCATGGCCCGGGAGCGGATCAAGGAGCCGGTGGATGTGGGGGTGCGGGTCCTGAACGGCCTTCTGACCCTGGGCAAGGGCCAGCGGATCGGCATCATGGCCGGCTCCGGGGTGGGCAAGAGCACCCTTCTCGGCATGATCGCTCGCCACACCGCAGCCGATGTCAGCGTCATCGCCCTCATCGGCGAGCGGGGCCGGGAGCTCAGAGAGTTCATCGAGCGGGACCTGGGCAAGGCGGGCCTGGCCCGCAGTGTGGTGGTGGTGGCCACCTCGGACCAGCCGCCGCTGGTGCGCCTCAGGGGGGCGTATCTCGCCACCGCCATCGCCGAGCTCTTCCGGGACCAGGGCCGGGACGTCATCCTGATGATGGACTCGGTGACCCGCTTTGCCATGTCCAGCCGGGAGGTGGGGCTGGCCATCGGCGAGCCGCCCACCGCCCGGGGCTACACCCCGTCGGTGTTCGCCCAGCTGCCCCGGCTCCTGGAACGGGCGGGCACCCGGCAGGGCAAGGGCAGCATCACCGGCATCTACACAGTGCTGGTGGAAGGGGACGACATGAACGAGCCCATCGCCGATGCCGTGCGCTCCATCGTCGACGGCCATGTGGTTCTCACCCGGGAGCTGGCCAGCCAGGGCCACTACCCGGCCATCGACGTCCTGGCCAGCGTCAGCCGCTGCATGAGCGACATTGTGCCCAAAAAGCAGCGGGAGTCGGCGATCCGCCTCCTGGACACCCTTGCCACCTACCGCCGCTCCGAGGACCTCATCAACATCGGCGCCTATGTCAAGGGCTCCAGCCAGCGGATCGACCAGGCCATCGCCATGATCGACAAGATCAACCGCTATCTGCGCCAGCCGGTGGAGGA